A portion of the Andreesenia angusta genome contains these proteins:
- a CDS encoding bifunctional homocysteine S-methyltransferase/methylenetetrahydrofolate reductase → MNIREYLKENTLLADGAMGTYYSELTGDKISFCEFASLEKPEVISRIHREYIEAGAKLIRTNTFSANTVTLEASRETVGRIIDEAYSIAKEAVEGKEVFIGCSIGPIHESRMGVEAVDVLEEYRYVADRFLKNGAEVFVFETFGTLEYLEEITSYIKGKNPEVFILTQFAVTMDGFTRKGISIKNLVEAVKQIDGIDMYGFNCGSGPAHLYKVLKNADVFEDPISVLPNASYPEIENGRMVYVNNPDYFADIVYNISELGAKIVGGCCGTTPEHIRSINRKLQSGLPQAEKPETSAKIVEVSEKKSVNSFKEKLEQGKFVLAVELDPPFDTDIEKLMESARVCKLEGIDLVTVADSPRAIARVDSMMVASKIMREVGIETIPHLCCRDKNLNAIKSGVLGAHIDGIRNILAITGDPILDIDKLSTKSVFNLNSYELINLISEMNHEIFKQDSMLISGALNLNVKNKDAQMGRLKRKVEKGAEIFFTQPIFEESVIEYIENMEREPNVKIMAGIMPIVSYKNALFLNNEVPGIHIPDKYVDMFRETVDKAESEAIGIDIAVDMVRRIRDKVDGLYFITPFGRIEIIQSILEKIR, encoded by the coding sequence TTGAATATAAGAGAGTATTTAAAGGAAAACACACTGCTTGCTGACGGGGCTATGGGGACTTACTACAGCGAGCTTACAGGAGACAAGATATCTTTCTGTGAATTTGCAAGCCTAGAGAAGCCAGAGGTGATATCCAGGATACACAGAGAGTATATAGAGGCTGGAGCGAAACTTATAAGGACAAATACTTTTTCCGCGAACACAGTTACACTGGAGGCCTCTAGAGAGACGGTAGGACGGATAATAGACGAAGCCTACAGCATAGCAAAAGAAGCAGTAGAAGGCAAAGAGGTGTTTATAGGATGCAGTATAGGGCCTATACACGAGTCGAGGATGGGAGTCGAAGCTGTAGACGTGCTCGAAGAGTACAGATACGTAGCAGACAGATTCCTGAAAAATGGAGCCGAGGTCTTTGTGTTTGAAACTTTCGGAACGCTTGAGTATTTAGAGGAGATCACTTCATACATAAAGGGAAAAAATCCTGAAGTGTTCATATTGACTCAGTTTGCTGTCACCATGGACGGATTCACCAGAAAGGGCATAAGCATCAAGAATCTGGTTGAGGCTGTAAAGCAAATAGATGGAATAGACATGTACGGATTCAACTGCGGATCTGGGCCGGCCCATCTATACAAGGTGCTTAAAAACGCCGATGTATTTGAGGACCCGATTTCAGTGCTCCCAAACGCAAGCTATCCTGAGATAGAAAACGGCAGGATGGTCTATGTGAACAATCCAGACTACTTTGCAGACATAGTCTACAACATATCTGAGCTAGGGGCCAAGATAGTGGGAGGATGCTGCGGCACTACACCGGAGCATATAAGGTCTATAAATAGAAAGCTTCAAAGCGGACTGCCTCAAGCTGAAAAGCCCGAGACAAGTGCAAAGATCGTGGAAGTGAGTGAAAAAAAAAGCGTAAACAGCTTTAAAGAGAAGCTCGAGCAGGGGAAGTTTGTGCTGGCTGTGGAGCTGGACCCTCCGTTCGACACAGATATAGAGAAGCTGATGGAGAGCGCCAGAGTGTGCAAGCTAGAGGGTATAGACCTGGTCACGGTCGCCGACTCACCTAGGGCTATTGCAAGGGTGGACTCCATGATGGTGGCATCTAAGATAATGAGGGAAGTCGGAATAGAGACAATACCGCATCTCTGCTGCAGGGATAAGAACTTAAACGCCATAAAGTCAGGCGTGCTGGGAGCCCATATAGATGGAATCAGAAATATACTGGCCATCACGGGAGATCCTATACTGGACATAGACAAGCTTTCGACCAAGAGCGTATTCAATCTGAATTCGTATGAACTTATAAACCTGATTTCAGAGATGAACCACGAGATATTCAAGCAGGATTCTATGCTTATAAGCGGCGCGCTAAACCTGAATGTAAAGAACAAAGACGCCCAGATGGGAAGGCTCAAGAGGAAAGTTGAAAAAGGCGCAGAAATTTTCTTTACACAGCCTATATTCGAAGAAAGCGTCATAGAGTATATAGAAAACATGGAGCGAGAGCCGAATGTCAAGATAATGGCGGGAATAATGCCAATAGTGAGCTACAAGAATGCGCTATTCCTGAACAACGAGGTCCCTGGAATTCACATCCCGGACAAGTATGTAGATATGTTCAGGGAAACTGTGGATAAGGCTGAATCTGAAGCCATAGGAATAGATATAGCTGTGGATATGGTCAGAAGAATAAGAGACAAGGTGGACGGACTTTACTTTATAACGCCTTTTGGAAGGATAGAGATAATACAGAGTATACTTGAGAAGATAAGATGA
- a CDS encoding DMT family transporter: protein MIYIAIALVTGSMVVLSMVINSKLAGRVGVISGTLVNYMVGLLGITVFLLLKDRGMAVELSGFKEIPIWAYFGGAVGVLVVSLSNVVIPKIPTIYSSILIFIGQISMGMIIDYFLLDIISIGKLVGSGLILLGLLYNFNLDRIESLKSQ, encoded by the coding sequence ATGATCTATATAGCGATCGCACTTGTGACAGGCTCTATGGTTGTGCTCTCTATGGTCATAAACTCAAAGCTTGCAGGCAGAGTAGGCGTGATTTCAGGTACGCTTGTAAACTATATGGTAGGCCTTTTGGGGATAACTGTATTTTTGCTCTTGAAAGACAGAGGAATGGCTGTGGAGCTTTCGGGATTCAAAGAGATTCCGATATGGGCATACTTTGGTGGAGCTGTCGGGGTGCTTGTGGTCTCGCTTTCAAACGTAGTGATCCCGAAGATACCTACAATATACTCCAGCATACTGATCTTCATAGGTCAGATCTCCATGGGAATGATCATAGACTATTTTCTGCTGGACATAATCTCGATAGGGAAGCTTGTGGGATCAGGACTTATACTCCTGGGGCTACTCTACAACTTCAACCTAGACAGGATTGAGAGCTTGAAGAGCCAGTAG
- a CDS encoding DMT family transporter — protein MYKTGSVVIGVLITIMLTFNGVLSRTLGDYFSVLVIHLVGILFVVALLAARKTRPRLAKAPWYFYSAGAIGIFVVIFNNISFNRLGASVTTALGLMGQLIMSSAIDSLGLFGMEKHEFQKKKLVGMGIMFAGIVIMIAY, from the coding sequence ATGTACAAGACAGGATCAGTGGTAATAGGGGTATTGATCACGATTATGCTCACTTTCAACGGAGTGCTCTCTAGAACGCTTGGAGACTATTTCTCTGTGCTGGTGATACATTTAGTTGGAATACTGTTTGTAGTGGCGCTTTTAGCGGCCAGAAAAACTAGACCTAGACTGGCTAAGGCCCCGTGGTATTTCTATTCTGCCGGGGCCATAGGCATCTTTGTGGTTATTTTCAACAACATCTCGTTCAACAGGCTGGGAGCTTCCGTGACGACGGCGCTGGGGCTTATGGGACAGCTTATTATGTCCTCGGCCATAGACTCTCTTGGGCTTTTCGGGATGGAGAAGCATGAGTTCCAGAAAAAAAAGCTTGTAGGTATGGGGATTATGTTTGCGGGAATAGTCATTATGATTGCATATTAG
- a CDS encoding O-acetylhomoserine aminocarboxypropyltransferase/cysteine synthase family protein: MESWKVETKCIQDGYRPGNGEPRVVPITQSTTFKYDSTEHVAKLFDLEAPGHFYTRLSNPTVEALENKVASLEGGVGALCTASGQSASMNAILNICESGDHIVSSNSIYGGTFNLFAITLKKMGIEVSFVDPEASEAEIESAFRPNTKALFGETIANPKLNVLDIEKMADIAHKNGVPLIVDNTFATPYLCNPFEFGADIIIHSTTKYIDGHATSVGGIIVDSGNFDWNNGKFPGLVEPDPSYHGLSYTENFKNAAYIVKARVQYIRDIGNCMSPMNAFLTNLGLETLHLRMERHCSNALKVAEYLESSEEVLSVTYPGLKSSPYKSLADKYLPKGTSGVISFRIKGGKERAIEFMDKLKLANIVVHVADIRTAVLHPASSTHRQLTDEQLAEAGIDPDMIRLSVGIENVEDIIADIEQAF, from the coding sequence TTGGAATCATGGAAAGTAGAAACTAAATGCATACAAGACGGATATAGACCAGGCAATGGGGAGCCTAGAGTAGTTCCCATAACTCAAAGCACGACTTTTAAGTACGACTCCACAGAGCATGTGGCGAAGCTCTTCGACCTTGAAGCGCCGGGTCATTTCTACACAAGGCTCAGCAATCCAACAGTGGAAGCGCTAGAGAACAAGGTGGCTTCACTTGAAGGTGGAGTAGGAGCGCTCTGCACTGCTTCTGGACAGTCGGCCAGCATGAACGCCATACTGAATATATGCGAATCAGGTGACCATATAGTGTCTTCAAACAGCATATACGGCGGGACTTTCAACCTGTTCGCCATAACGCTCAAGAAGATGGGGATAGAGGTGAGCTTTGTAGACCCTGAAGCATCTGAAGCAGAGATAGAGAGCGCTTTCAGGCCGAATACAAAGGCGCTTTTCGGCGAGACTATAGCCAACCCTAAGCTAAATGTACTTGACATAGAGAAGATGGCCGATATAGCTCATAAAAATGGAGTTCCTCTTATAGTGGACAATACATTTGCCACACCGTACCTATGCAACCCGTTTGAGTTCGGAGCTGACATAATCATACACTCTACTACAAAGTATATAGACGGCCATGCCACAAGTGTGGGCGGAATAATAGTGGACTCTGGAAACTTCGACTGGAACAACGGCAAGTTCCCAGGGCTTGTAGAGCCGGACCCGTCTTACCACGGACTTTCATACACAGAGAACTTTAAAAACGCCGCCTATATAGTTAAGGCTAGAGTGCAGTATATAAGGGACATAGGAAACTGCATGAGCCCTATGAACGCATTTCTTACAAACCTTGGGCTTGAGACGCTACACCTCAGGATGGAGAGGCACTGCTCAAACGCACTGAAAGTGGCGGAGTACCTTGAGTCTTCTGAAGAAGTGCTTTCGGTGACTTATCCGGGGCTCAAGAGCAGCCCGTACAAATCGCTTGCAGACAAATACCTTCCTAAGGGAACTAGCGGAGTCATCTCTTTCAGAATAAAGGGAGGAAAGGAAAGGGCCATAGAGTTTATGGACAAGCTGAAGCTTGCAAACATAGTGGTTCATGTCGCAGACATAAGAACGGCAGTTCTTCACCCGGCAAGCTCGACTCACAGGCAGCTTACTGACGAGCAGCTTGCAGAGGCTGGGATAGACCCTGATATGATAAGGCTTTCTGTCGGGATAGAAAATGTGGAAGACATAATAGCAGATATAGAACAAGCATTTTAA
- a CDS encoding TraX family protein, protein MNTFQLKIIGLILMTLDHMYQYFKLAGVPIWFNWLGRVVAPIFAFTAVEGYYHTRDRFKYMRRLYVSSLLMSIGNIIVPMIISRPDGMTVPNNIFSTLFLITVYIKAIELLAEGRYSGDRKKLYRGLVLGVVPIASGFIASAGYQLGGEWAYKAISAVLPNPFTTEGGPVFIMIGLIMYFLRQDRVKMVAIYSFISLSMLVSGELTVQRIFFENYQWMMVFSAVFFLLYNGQKGRGVKYLFYAYYPGHIYFFYVLSAILMLK, encoded by the coding sequence TTGAATACATTTCAACTCAAGATAATAGGACTTATACTTATGACGCTAGACCATATGTACCAGTACTTTAAGCTAGCTGGCGTGCCTATATGGTTCAACTGGCTGGGAAGAGTAGTGGCCCCCATTTTTGCATTTACAGCAGTAGAGGGATACTACCATACCAGAGACAGGTTTAAGTATATGAGAAGGCTCTACGTGTCGTCTTTACTTATGAGTATTGGGAATATAATTGTTCCAATGATCATATCTAGGCCGGACGGGATGACAGTGCCTAACAACATATTTTCAACCCTGTTTCTGATAACCGTATACATAAAAGCCATAGAGCTTTTAGCTGAGGGAAGATACAGCGGGGATAGAAAAAAACTTTATCGAGGTCTTGTGCTTGGGGTAGTTCCTATAGCTTCAGGGTTTATAGCTTCAGCTGGATATCAGCTTGGGGGAGAATGGGCATACAAGGCGATATCGGCGGTATTGCCAAATCCATTCACTACGGAGGGAGGCCCTGTATTCATAATGATAGGGCTCATAATGTACTTTTTAAGGCAGGACAGAGTCAAGATGGTGGCTATATACAGCTTTATATCGCTCTCGATGCTGGTTTCAGGAGAGCTGACTGTGCAGAGGATATTCTTCGAGAACTACCAATGGATGATGGTGTTTTCCGCGGTGTTCTTTCTGCTCTACAACGGCCAAAAGGGCAGAGGGGTGAAGTATCTCTTCTACGCATACTACCCTGGCCATATATATTTTTTCTATGTATTATCGGCTATTCTGATGTTAAAATAG
- a CDS encoding ArsR/SmtB family transcription factor: MNANPSHFIDISEKLKLIAHPVRLCILTGLLEKGECNVSYMKNCLNTPQSTISQHLQKLKASGIVEARRDGLEVYYHVIDQEIIDLINFLFKTPLKR, from the coding sequence TTGAATGCGAATCCAAGCCATTTTATAGATATTTCTGAAAAACTGAAACTGATTGCCCACCCCGTAAGGCTTTGCATACTCACAGGGTTGCTCGAAAAAGGGGAGTGCAATGTCTCCTATATGAAAAACTGCTTGAACACTCCGCAGTCCACTATATCCCAGCATCTTCAGAAACTAAAGGCCTCTGGGATAGTCGAGGCAAGGCGAGACGGCCTCGAAGTCTACTACCATGTGATCGATCAGGAAATCATAGACCTTATCAACTTTCTCTTCAAGACTCCTCTAAAGCGCTAG
- a CDS encoding patatin-like phospholipase family protein, with the protein MRAFYLQGGGAKGAFQGGAIKALYEKGIEPDIVSGTSIGAINSYFLIKGNVDELEAMWNSIEEEDFKSPDPGEKVVENEKLIEVLEHVEKRESRVSEVYINYVKVEDSSLSEVVEEICSSSSKIALSSIKYSSLLPYVEGAEGGTADMMEAFKEKLEAGEYDGYKLDGGMLNNRFTEPLLRDDIEELYLMPLSNSYKVDKELKEMYRDKKLVVIRPDVEFNPEDTLRFEGEFCKELFRRGYETAKRLL; encoded by the coding sequence GTGAGAGCATTTTATCTGCAAGGTGGAGGAGCAAAAGGTGCATTTCAGGGAGGAGCTATAAAGGCGCTTTACGAAAAGGGAATAGAGCCGGACATAGTGTCGGGCACATCCATAGGAGCCATAAACTCGTACTTTCTGATAAAGGGGAATGTAGACGAGCTTGAAGCCATGTGGAACTCCATAGAGGAGGAGGACTTCAAAAGCCCGGACCCAGGGGAAAAAGTGGTGGAAAACGAAAAGCTTATAGAGGTGCTTGAGCATGTGGAGAAGAGAGAGAGCAGAGTCTCGGAGGTGTACATAAACTATGTGAAAGTAGAAGACTCCAGCTTATCTGAAGTGGTAGAGGAAATCTGCTCTAGCAGCTCTAAAATCGCGCTTTCCAGCATAAAGTACAGCTCGCTGCTGCCCTATGTGGAAGGTGCTGAAGGGGGAACGGCTGATATGATGGAAGCCTTCAAAGAGAAGCTTGAAGCCGGGGAGTACGACGGATACAAGCTTGACGGGGGTATGCTCAACAACAGATTTACAGAGCCTCTCTTAAGGGACGACATAGAGGAGCTATACCTTATGCCTTTAAGTAATAGCTACAAAGTGGATAAAGAGCTGAAGGAGATGTACAGAGACAAGAAGCTGGTTGTAATAAGGCCTGATGTGGAATTCAACCCGGAAGACACGCTGAGGTTCGAAGGAGAATTCTGCAAAGAGCTTTTCAGAAGAGGGTACGAGACTGCAAAAAGACTCCTCTAA
- the pyrE gene encoding orotate phosphoribosyltransferase has product MANTDQMVIDTLKEVEALLEGHFLLSSGRHSNRYVQCAKLLQYPDKAAKVLQVAADKLKELDFDIVVGPAMGGIVAAYEMGRLLGKPAIFTERVDGVMTLRRGFEIAEGQKIIIMEDVVTTGKSSIETAKVLEEHGGKVIGIGCIVDRKSSDIDLPIYSCIELNIESFDKEECPICEEGKIPVIKPGSRNIKA; this is encoded by the coding sequence ATGGCAAACACAGATCAAATGGTAATAGACACACTTAAAGAGGTAGAAGCACTACTAGAGGGACATTTCCTGCTTTCATCGGGAAGACACAGCAACAGATACGTGCAGTGCGCAAAGCTGCTTCAGTATCCAGACAAGGCTGCAAAAGTGCTTCAAGTTGCAGCAGACAAGCTTAAAGAGCTGGACTTCGACATAGTGGTAGGACCTGCTATGGGTGGAATAGTGGCTGCATACGAGATGGGAAGACTGCTTGGAAAGCCAGCTATATTCACTGAGAGAGTCGACGGAGTTATGACTCTTAGAAGAGGATTCGAGATAGCAGAGGGACAGAAGATAATCATAATGGAGGACGTTGTAACTACTGGAAAGTCTTCTATAGAGACTGCCAAAGTGCTAGAAGAGCACGGCGGGAAAGTTATAGGGATAGGGTGCATAGTAGACAGAAAGAGCTCTGACATAGACCTTCCAATCTACAGCTGTATAGAACTAAACATAGAGAGCTTTGACAAGGAAGAATGTCCAATATGTGAAGAGGGCAAGATACCTGTTATAAAGCCAGGAAGCAGAAATATAAAAGCATAG
- a CDS encoding dihydroorotate dehydrogenase: MTSLKVNINGVDFKNPVIAASGTFGFGEEYSEYFDVSRIGGISSKGLTINPKAGNEGRRLHEVTGGLINSIGLQNPGIDEFIELEIPKMRSLNTVILANMGGGTMDDYLAGASKLDKADVDIIELNISCPNVKSGGMAFGIKSCVAHEVVSEVRKVTKKPLMVKLSPNAEDIVEMAVKCREAGADSLSLVNTFKAMAIDINKRKPVFRNIFAGLSGACIKPMALRMTYEVAGAVDIPVIGMGGIMNAEDAIEFIMAGATAVQVGSANFVKPDIMLDIIDGMEAFMKREGIKSIDEIRGIARG, encoded by the coding sequence ATGACTAGTTTAAAGGTGAATATAAACGGAGTGGATTTCAAGAACCCTGTGATAGCGGCTTCAGGGACTTTCGGATTCGGAGAGGAGTACAGCGAATACTTCGACGTATCCAGAATCGGAGGCATCAGCAGCAAGGGTCTGACTATAAACCCCAAAGCGGGAAATGAAGGCAGAAGGCTTCATGAAGTTACAGGAGGGCTTATAAACAGCATAGGGCTTCAAAACCCTGGGATAGACGAGTTTATAGAGCTGGAAATACCCAAGATGAGAAGTTTGAACACTGTAATACTTGCAAACATGGGCGGAGGAACTATGGATGACTATCTTGCTGGAGCTTCAAAGCTAGACAAGGCAGATGTAGACATAATAGAGCTGAACATCTCCTGCCCTAACGTAAAGTCTGGAGGTATGGCTTTCGGAATAAAGTCATGCGTTGCGCACGAGGTGGTTTCAGAGGTCAGAAAAGTGACTAAGAAGCCGCTTATGGTGAAGCTCTCTCCAAATGCAGAGGACATAGTGGAGATGGCTGTAAAGTGCAGAGAGGCTGGCGCTGACTCGCTTTCGCTTGTAAACACTTTCAAGGCTATGGCCATAGATATAAATAAAAGAAAGCCAGTCTTTAGAAACATATTTGCAGGGCTTTCAGGAGCTTGTATAAAGCCTATGGCACTTAGGATGACTTACGAAGTCGCAGGAGCCGTGGACATACCTGTAATAGGGATGGGCGGAATCATGAATGCAGAGGACGCAATTGAGTTTATAATGGCTGGTGCCACAGCTGTCCAGGTTGGAAGCGCCAACTTTGTAAAGCCAGATATAATGCTGGACATAATAGACGGCATGGAAGCTTTTATGAAGCGTGAAGGAATAAAGTCGATAGACGAAATAAGAGGAATCGCAAGGGGGTAA
- a CDS encoding dihydroorotate dehydrogenase electron transfer subunit, with translation MSSKYLKAKVASNEKIAEGIYRMVVEGDYSANPGQFYMLRAWGVEPFLSRPISIHGITDAGIEFLYEVRGTGTEIFSKLKAGDELELLGPVGNGFDLETIKGKVAVVVGGIGIAPMYEVMKHIKDSTVDFYAGFRDEVYSVDYMKEYADNVIISTESGSVGHKGYVVEQLDASKYDYILSCGPTPMMKVVKEMGEKVGTPVYVSLESHMACGVGACLGCTCNTKKGKERVCKEGPVFLGEDVSLDD, from the coding sequence ATGTCATCTAAATACCTAAAAGCCAAAGTGGCTTCAAACGAGAAGATAGCAGAGGGAATCTACAGAATGGTAGTGGAGGGAGATTACTCTGCAAACCCTGGACAGTTCTACATGCTTAGAGCCTGGGGCGTGGAGCCTTTCCTTTCAAGGCCTATAAGCATACACGGAATTACAGATGCGGGAATAGAGTTTCTCTACGAGGTAAGAGGCACAGGCACAGAGATTTTCTCAAAGCTTAAAGCCGGAGACGAGCTGGAGCTCTTAGGGCCTGTAGGAAATGGATTCGACCTAGAGACTATAAAGGGCAAAGTGGCTGTAGTAGTGGGCGGAATAGGTATAGCCCCTATGTACGAAGTGATGAAGCATATAAAAGACTCTACAGTGGACTTCTACGCTGGATTCAGAGACGAGGTATACTCTGTGGATTATATGAAGGAGTATGCGGACAACGTCATAATATCTACAGAGTCTGGAAGTGTAGGTCACAAGGGCTATGTAGTAGAGCAGCTTGACGCTTCAAAATACGACTACATTCTGTCTTGCGGACCTACACCTATGATGAAAGTGGTAAAGGAAATGGGCGAGAAGGTAGGAACTCCTGTGTACGTATCGCTTGAGAGCCATATGGCCTGCGGAGTTGGAGCTTGCCTTGGATGCACCTGCAATACCAAGAAGGGAAAAGAGAGAGTCTGCAAAGAAGGGCCAGTATTCCTAGGAGAGGATGTGTCTTTAGATGACTAG
- the pyrF gene encoding orotidine-5'-phosphate decarboxylase: MIIDRLYEAVESKGHVCVGLDTDLSYIPEFLLKKHTNISDVIFEFNKTIVDSTADYASCFKVQIAYYEAYGLEGLLAYKKTLDYLREKKEIIIADIKRGDISKTAEMYAKGHFEGDFESDFITLSPYMGLDSIEPYLDYVKNKEKGLFVLVRTSNEGAKDIQFIDTAEGEKIYTTVGKKIQTLGENYLGKCGYSSIGGVVGCTHADEGREMRKTHDKTFFLIPGYGAQGGGADDVAPLLRDGNGGVVNSSRGILLAYKKADGKPEEFGAYAREEAKKMKEAIGNVI; encoded by the coding sequence ATGATAATAGATAGACTTTATGAAGCGGTGGAGAGCAAGGGACATGTATGTGTAGGACTTGACACAGACTTGTCTTATATTCCAGAGTTTCTGCTTAAAAAGCACACAAATATCTCGGATGTCATATTCGAGTTCAACAAGACAATAGTGGACAGCACAGCAGACTATGCATCTTGCTTCAAGGTTCAGATTGCATACTACGAGGCGTACGGCCTAGAGGGGCTTCTGGCCTACAAGAAGACGCTAGATTACCTCAGAGAGAAAAAAGAGATAATAATAGCTGACATAAAGAGAGGGGACATCTCAAAGACTGCCGAGATGTACGCGAAAGGTCACTTCGAGGGAGACTTCGAATCCGACTTTATAACGCTAAGCCCTTATATGGGACTAGACAGCATAGAGCCTTATCTTGACTATGTAAAGAACAAGGAGAAGGGACTTTTCGTGCTTGTCAGGACTTCGAACGAAGGCGCCAAGGACATACAGTTTATAGACACGGCAGAAGGCGAGAAGATATACACTACAGTTGGAAAGAAGATACAGACACTCGGAGAAAACTACCTTGGAAAGTGCGGCTACAGCTCTATAGGTGGAGTGGTTGGATGCACTCACGCAGACGAGGGCAGAGAGATGAGAAAGACACACGACAAGACTTTCTTCCTCATACCTGGATACGGAGCTCAGGGTGGAGGAGCTGACGACGTGGCGCCTCTTCTGAGAGACGGAAACGGCGGAGTTGTAAACTCATCTAGGGGAATACTTCTGGCCTACAAGAAAGCTGACGGAAAGCCTGAGGAGTTCGGAGCTTATGCAAGAGAGGAAGCTAAAAAGATGAAGGAGGCTATCGGAAATGTCATCTAA
- a CDS encoding dihydroorotase, with product MELLIKNARIVDVSQDFAGDIYIVNGKIAAMGESLAIKCETIDAAGKVVMPSFIDMHVHFREPGYEYKEDIESGSRSAVRGGYTMVNLMGNTDPVCSSMDVVNKVLSRVEQVGLVDAHQCVSITRDFSGSDISHLEEVDEKVVTIITDDGKGVQSNKVMLDAMLKAVEKDMVVMAHGEDEDITPFSFRLSENIETIRDIELAKYTGAKLHMAHVSTKEAMEYILQAKVQGYDNITCEVAPHHIYLSSDESNYRVNPPIREMEDVEAMLWAVEEGYVDMIATDHAPHTVEDKQNGAPGMVGLETAFPVSYTALVKSGRISLSKLTELMSRNPAKLLGVKKGELKIGYDGDVVIVDLDTLKAVDSSEFHSKGKNTPFEGMEFYGEVLKTIRKGVVVYSKEESQ from the coding sequence ATGGAACTGCTTATAAAAAACGCTAGAATCGTGGATGTTTCACAGGACTTTGCGGGGGATATATATATAGTGAATGGAAAGATAGCGGCTATGGGAGAATCGCTTGCGATAAAGTGCGAAACAATAGACGCAGCTGGAAAGGTGGTCATGCCTTCTTTTATAGATATGCACGTGCACTTCAGAGAGCCAGGCTACGAGTATAAGGAAGACATTGAAAGCGGAAGCAGATCGGCCGTGAGAGGCGGCTACACCATGGTCAACCTTATGGGGAATACGGACCCTGTGTGCAGTTCTATGGACGTTGTGAATAAAGTGCTTTCGAGAGTGGAGCAGGTTGGACTTGTAGACGCTCATCAATGTGTGTCCATAACTAGAGACTTCTCTGGAAGCGATATAAGCCATCTAGAGGAAGTGGACGAGAAGGTGGTCACTATAATCACGGACGACGGCAAAGGAGTTCAGAGCAACAAGGTGATGCTAGACGCCATGCTGAAAGCCGTGGAGAAGGACATGGTTGTAATGGCTCACGGAGAGGACGAGGACATAACGCCTTTCAGCTTCAGGCTTTCAGAGAATATAGAGACTATAAGGGACATAGAGCTTGCAAAGTACACTGGGGCGAAGCTGCACATGGCCCATGTAAGCACCAAAGAAGCCATGGAGTACATACTTCAGGCCAAGGTTCAGGGCTACGATAACATAACATGCGAAGTGGCTCCACACCATATATACCTGAGCTCAGACGAGTCAAACTACAGGGTGAACCCTCCTATAAGGGAGATGGAAGACGTAGAGGCCATGCTTTGGGCCGTGGAAGAGGGATATGTGGACATGATAGCCACAGACCATGCGCCTCACACTGTAGAGGACAAGCAAAACGGAGCCCCAGGGATGGTAGGGCTAGAGACGGCTTTTCCAGTGTCCTATACGGCGCTTGTGAAGTCAGGCAGGATAAGCCTTAGCAAGCTTACGGAGCTTATGAGCAGAAACCCTGCCAAGCTGCTTGGAGTCAAAAAAGGAGAGCTCAAGATAGGCTATGATGGGGACGTGGTCATAGTAGACCTTGACACTCTAAAGGCTGTGGACAGCTCGGAATTCCACTCAAAAGGCAAGAACACTCCGTTTGAGGGCATGGAGTTCTACGGAGAAGTGCTTAAGACGATCAGAAAAGGTGTAGTTGTGTATTCAAAGGAGGAATCTCAATGA
- a CDS encoding aspartate carbamoyltransferase regulatory subunit encodes MTVSINSIKKGIVIDHIKAGHGIKVYNYLGLDKVDFTVALIKNAPSNKQNKKDIIKIENAMNIDFTVLGLIDPTMTINIIENESIKEKIKLSIPKKVEDVIKCKNPRCVTSVEKNIPHIFLLFDEEKLEYRCQYCDEVYTFSEV; translated from the coding sequence ATGACGGTGAGCATAAACAGCATAAAAAAGGGAATTGTGATAGACCATATAAAGGCCGGACATGGAATAAAGGTCTACAACTACCTTGGGCTTGACAAGGTGGACTTCACGGTGGCGCTTATAAAAAACGCTCCCAGCAACAAGCAGAATAAGAAGGACATAATAAAGATAGAGAACGCCATGAACATAGATTTTACCGTACTTGGGCTTATAGACCCGACTATGACTATAAACATAATAGAGAATGAGAGCATAAAGGAAAAGATAAAGCTGAGTATACCGAAAAAAGTGGAAGACGTCATAAAATGCAAAAATCCTAGATGTGTGACTTCTGTAGAGAAGAACATACCGCATATATTCTTGCTGTTTGACGAAGAGAAGCTGGAGTACAGATGCCAGTACTGTGACGAAGTATATACTTTCTCGGAGGTGTAA